Genomic segment of Nocardiopsis mwathae:
GATCTACAACGACCCCACCGTGTACTACGCGATGAACGGGCCGAGCGAGTTCCACGTCATCGGAACGCTGAAGGACTGGTCGGTGGAGGAGTGCTCCGCGGATATCGCGGTGCCGACCCTGCTGGTTTCCGGGCGGTACGACGAGGCGACTCCGGCGACCGTGCAGCCTTTCTACGACAGGATCCCGGACGTGCGCTGGGAGATATTCGAGGAATCGAGCCACCTGCCGCATCTGGAGGAGCCGGAGCACTTCCGGGAAGTCATGGCGGAGTTTCTCAACGGGGTCGGATGAAATTGTCCGGCGCCGTTCTGCTGCTCGGGCCATCAGCCGGTCTTCCGGACCGTTGATCTGCTGAACATTTCGACCGCACGGCTGGGACAAGGGAAAGCGGACTTATGGAGAACGGTGCCCGTACGGGCGAGGCGGTCGTCTTCCCCGGGATGGGGCCGACCCGCTTCGCGGACGTCGGCAAGTTCATGGTCATCAACCCGTTCGCGCGGGAGCTGGTCGCGGTCGCGAACGACACCCTCGGGTACTCGCTCGTCGAGCGCTTCAAGCGGACCCCGGGCGACTACTCGGAGTACGCGCAGGTCGCCTTCCTGATCAACTGCCTCGCGATGGCGCGATGGGCCGAGCGCGAGCACGGCGCCCAGCCCGAGCTGTGCGTCGGACCGAGCTTCGGTGCCAAGACGGCGGCGATCTACTCCGGCGCCCTCGACCCCGCCCAGGGCGTCGACGTGGCGGTGCGCCTGGCCCGGCTCCAGGACGAGTTCTTCGCCACCGAGCACACCGACGTGGTCACCGCCTCCTTCGCGCGGGTGCCGGACGCGGCACTGCGCGAGATCCTCGACGGTATGGCCGAGCGCGGCGAGTGGTACGACGTCGCCTGCCGGGTCGACGCCGACTTCCACATGGTCTCGCTGCGCCGCGAGCACCTGGAGGCGTTCCACAAGGAGCTGAGGGGGCGCGGCGGGCTGCCGCTGTACGAGATGCACCCGCCCATGCACTCGTCCGCGTTCGGCGGCCTGCGGAAGCGGGCCGAGGAGGAGGTCTTCGCCGACCTGGAATTCCGCGACCCCCGGGTGCCGGTGGTCGCCGACCAGGACGGCAGGGTCGTCACCACCGGCGACGGCGTGCGCGAGCTGCTGCTCGACGGGTTCGTCCGGGCGGTCCAGTGGCCCGAGGCGGTGGCGGCGATGCGGGACCGGGGGATCACCAAGGTCTATGTGTGCGGCCAGGACGCGCTGTTCGGCCGGGTCGGGGTCACCACCCGCACCTTCACGGTGGTGCCCGTCAACCCCCAGCTGGTCATGCGGCCCGAACGGCG
This window contains:
- a CDS encoding ACP S-malonyltransferase; the encoded protein is MENGARTGEAVVFPGMGPTRFADVGKFMVINPFARELVAVANDTLGYSLVERFKRTPGDYSEYAQVAFLINCLAMARWAEREHGAQPELCVGPSFGAKTAAIYSGALDPAQGVDVAVRLARLQDEFFATEHTDVVTASFARVPDAALREILDGMAERGEWYDVACRVDADFHMVSLRREHLEAFHKELRGRGGLPLYEMHPPMHSSAFGGLRKRAEEEVFADLEFRDPRVPVVADQDGRVVTTGDGVRELLLDGFVRAVQWPEAVAAMRDRGITKVYVCGQDALFGRVGVTTRTFTVVPVNPQLVMRPERRPRRRPEARR